CAGCGCGACGGTCGGCCGCGACGTCCCGTCCGCGAAGGCCGCGGGGACGTCCTCGCCGTGCGAGGCGAGCGTGAGCGCGGCGACGACGGCGGGCCAGACCGGGACGGGGGCGACGGTGCGGCCCTGCTCCTCCAGCAGGACGGCCAGCCCGGCGGCGCCGAGTCCCGCGCCGCCCGCGGACTCGGGCAGCGCGACGCCGAGCAGGCCCGTCTCGCCGAGCTCGGCCCACAGGCCCTCGTCGTACCCGCGCTCGGACCCCTCGGCGTCCTTGATCCGCGCCTGCGTGGCGCGGTCGGTGAAGATCTGCCGGGCGAGGTCCCTGACCGCCTCCAGCTCTTCGCCAAGCGTGAAGTCCATCAGCGCTCCTTGGAAATACGGGGCGGTCCGGCGGGGCGGAACGCCGGCAGGGACAGGTCGGGGTCCGGGTCGATCCAGTCGAGGACGACGGGCATGCCGACCTCGACGTCCTGCGGCGCGACCCCGGTCATGTTGGCGATCAGCCGCGTCCCCTCGGCCAGCTCGATCAGCGCGACGACCAGCGGGTAGTCGAAGGCGGGGTGGCGCGGGTGGTGGTTGACGACGTAGCTGTAGACGTGGCCCTCGCCCGACGCCTGGACGGTGTCCCAGTCGAACGACCCGCACTGCGGGCAGCACGGCCCCGGCGGGTGCCGCAGCGACTTGCAGTCGGCGCAGCGCTGGATGACGAGCCGGTGCTCGCGGGCGGCCTCGAACCAGAACGCGTTGTCCAGATTGATCGCCGGGCGCGGGCGCGGCGGCTTCTCCTCCGCGGGCTCCGGGGCGGGCTTGCCGGCGGGCTTGTCGGCGGGGCGGAACCGCAGGAGGCGCCACCGCTGCGTGGCGACGACCTCGCCGGACTCGTCCCGGTACGTCTTGACCGTGCTGACGAAGCGTCCGGCGCCGAGCGCCGTCTTCTTCTCCGGGGAGATCGACTCGACGGTCTCCTCGACGCTGACGCGGTCGCCCGGCACCAGCTCCCGGTGGAACTCGAACTCCGAGTCGGTCGCGACGACGGAGGTGTAGCCGCCCTCGGCCAGCAGCTCGGTCAGCTCGTCGGGGCCCGCGGGGTCGGCGCGGACGGACGCGGCGTACCCGCGCATCGTCCACGCCTGCATCATCGACGCGGGCGCCACGACGCCGTCGCGGCCCGTGGCACGGGCGGCCTCCTCGTCCAGGTAGACGGGGTTGCCGTCCTCCATGGCCTCGACCCAGTGCCGGATCATGGGGATGTTCACCGGGTCCTGCCCGGTCCGCCGCGCGCCGTAGGGCCGCCCGGCCCACGCCTGGAGCCGCGCCTCGTACTCCTCGCCGTTCCCGCTCATGACCGCCTCGACCTCGGCAGACCCAGTCCCTGGACGGCGACCATGTCGCGCAGCACCTCGTTGACGCCGCCGCCGAAGGTGTTGACGATGCCCTGCCGCGACAGCTGCTCGATCTGCCCGTGCAGCACGGCCCCCGGCGACTCGGGGCGGATCCGGCCGGCGGCGCCGAGGATGCCGGTCAGCGTCCGCTGGACGTCGATGTGCGTCTCGGTCCCGTAGGACTTGGCGGCGCCGGCCTGCGCGCCGGTCAGCGTCCCGGCCTCCACCGCCATCGTCATCTTCCAGTTCATCAGCCGCATCGCCTCCAGCCTGGCGTGCGTGCGGGCGAGGTCGGCCCGCACCCACGGCAGGTCGATCACCCCGTTCCCGCGCGCCCACTCGCGGACGTCCTCCCACAGCCGGATCATCCGGCCGCCGAGCGCGGCGAGCCCGATGCGCTCGTGGTTGAGCTGCGTGGTGATCAGGCTCCAGCCGCCGTCGACGTCCCCGACCACCGATGACGCGGGCACCTGGACGCCGTTGTAGTACGTCGCCGTGACGACCATCCCGCCGACCGTCGGGATGGGGCTCCAGGAGAACCCGTCGGCGTCGGTCGGGACGATCAGGATCGAGATGCCCTTGTGCTTCGGCGCGTCCGGGTTCGTGCGCGCCGCGAGCCAGATGTGGTCGGCGGTGTTGGCGCCGCTGGTGAAGACCTTGCTGCCGTCGATGACGTACCGGTCGCCGTCCCGGACGGCCCTGGTGCGCAGCGAGGCGAGGTCGGTCCCGGCGTCGGGCTCGGTGTAGCCGATCGCGAAGACGATGTCGCCGGACAGGATGCCGGGCAGGTACCTGCGCTTCTGCTCGTCGGTGCCGAACCGCATCAGCGTGGGGCCGACCGTGTTGACGGTGACGAACGGGAACGGCAGCCCGGCGCGCTGCACCTCGTCGAAGAACACGTACTGCTCGGCGACCGACCTGCCCTGCCCGCCGTACTCCTCCGGCCAGCCGTAGCCGAGCCAGCCGTCGTTGCCGAGCATCTTGACGATCTCGCGGAACCGCTCGCCGCCGACGCCCTGCTCGCCGGCGCGGCGCCGCACGTCCTCGGGCAGCAGGCCCGCGAAGTACGCCCTCAGTTCCGCGCGCAACTCGCGATGCGCCTCGGACTCACGCAGATCCATACATGCCCTTTCTCGGTCGGGGACGGTCGGTCAGGGGAGGAAGCGCCCGCGGCCCGCGGCGGTGAACTCCTCGCGGAGCGCGGCCTTGTCCGCCTCGGTCATCGGGACGTACTCCGGCGAGCCGCGGCCCGCCCACCGGAACACGGGGTCGGACGTGCGCCAGCCGTCGAGCTGCAGCTCCTTCTTCTTGAGCTTTCCCGACCCGGTCGTCGGCAGGGCGTGCGAGACGCGCACGAAGCGCGGCGCGCCCTTGGTGCCGAGGTCGTCCTGGCGGGCCAGGAAGGCGGGCAGGTCCAGGTCCTCGAACTCGACCCCCTCGGGGATCTCGATGGCCGCCATCACCTGGTCGCCCGAGCGCGGGTCGGGCACGCCGAACGCGACCGCGTCCACGATCTTCGGGTGGCGGCGGACGACGTTCTGGGTGAGCAGCGCGGAGATGTTCTCCGAGTCGACCCGGATCCAGTCGCCGGACCGCCCGCCGAAGTACAGGAACCCGTCGCCGTCGACGTAGCCGAGGTCGCCCGTCCAGTACCAGCCGTGCCTGACCCGCTCGGCGTCGGCCTCGGGGTTGTTGTAGTAGCCCTCGAACCTGGCCGCGCCGCGCACGTCGACGATCTCCCCGACGGCGGCCTCGGCGTTGGTGACGCGGCCGTGCCCGTCCAGCACGGCGGGCGCGCAGGTCTCGCACGTCTCGGGGTTGACGACGCGGACGCCGTCGTGGGCGGGGCGGCCGAGCGCGCCCGGCGGCGCCTGCGGATCCCGCCTGATCATGCCCGCGCTCTCGCTGGACCCGTAGCCCTCGACCAGCCGGGCGCCGAAGCGGCGCGCGAACTCGGCCTTGTCCTCCGGGGACGCCTCCGTGCCGAACCCGTGCGTCAGCGTGTTGTCGCCGTCGTCCGGCTTCTCGGGGGTGGCGAGGACATAGCCGATCGCCTTGCCGACGTAGGTGAAGAACGTCGCGCCGTAGTACCGGACGTCCGGCAGGAACCCCGACGCGGAGAACTTCCTCGCCAGCGCGACGGTCGCGCCCACCGCCAGCGACGGCGCCCACAGCGCCATCAGCGCGTTGCCGTGGAACAGCGGCATGGAGCAGTAGCTGACGTCCTCGCGCTTGACGTCGTACTTGGCGCTGTTGTCGCGGCCCAGCTCGGCGAGCCTGCCCTGCGAGCAGCGCGCCGCCTTCGACGCGCCGGTCGTCCCGGAGGTGAACAGCAGGAG
The sequence above is a segment of the Actinomadura coerulea genome. Coding sequences within it:
- a CDS encoding bifunctional MaoC family dehydratase N-terminal/OB-fold nucleic acid binding domain-containing protein; translated protein: MSGNGEEYEARLQAWAGRPYGARRTGQDPVNIPMIRHWVEAMEDGNPVYLDEEAARATGRDGVVAPASMMQAWTMRGYAASVRADPAGPDELTELLAEGGYTSVVATDSEFEFHRELVPGDRVSVEETVESISPEKKTALGAGRFVSTVKTYRDESGEVVATQRWRLLRFRPADKPAGKPAPEPAEEKPPRPRPAINLDNAFWFEAAREHRLVIQRCADCKSLRHPPGPCCPQCGSFDWDTVQASGEGHVYSYVVNHHPRHPAFDYPLVVALIELAEGTRLIANMTGVAPQDVEVGMPVVLDWIDPDPDLSLPAFRPAGPPRISKER
- a CDS encoding AMP-binding protein; translated protein: MRDETIAAMLLARLGDTRPGLRSRERTWTWDEVVRESAARAALARELRQDGPASCGGAPPHKPRNRPFHIGVLLENVPEYVLWLGAAALGGATIVGINSTRTGAYLEQEVRHTDLQLVVTDRAGLELLDGLDIGVPRDRFLLVDDDGYPELVAARACEPEADESVTPETQMLLLFTSGTTGASKAARCSQGRLAELGRDNSAKYDVKREDVSYCSMPLFHGNALMALWAPSLAVGATVALARKFSASGFLPDVRYYGATFFTYVGKAIGYVLATPEKPDDGDNTLTHGFGTEASPEDKAEFARRFGARLVEGYGSSESAGMIRRDPQAPPGALGRPAHDGVRVVNPETCETCAPAVLDGHGRVTNAEAAVGEIVDVRGAARFEGYYNNPEADAERVRHGWYWTGDLGYVDGDGFLYFGGRSGDWIRVDSENISALLTQNVVRRHPKIVDAVAFGVPDPRSGDQVMAAIEIPEGVEFEDLDLPAFLARQDDLGTKGAPRFVRVSHALPTTGSGKLKKKELQLDGWRTSDPVFRWAGRGSPEYVPMTEADKAALREEFTAAGRGRFLP
- a CDS encoding acyl-CoA dehydrogenase family protein, whose translation is MDLRESEAHRELRAELRAYFAGLLPEDVRRRAGEQGVGGERFREIVKMLGNDGWLGYGWPEEYGGQGRSVAEQYVFFDEVQRAGLPFPFVTVNTVGPTLMRFGTDEQKRRYLPGILSGDIVFAIGYTEPDAGTDLASLRTRAVRDGDRYVIDGSKVFTSGANTADHIWLAARTNPDAPKHKGISILIVPTDADGFSWSPIPTVGGMVVTATYYNGVQVPASSVVGDVDGGWSLITTQLNHERIGLAALGGRMIRLWEDVREWARGNGVIDLPWVRADLARTHARLEAMRLMNWKMTMAVEAGTLTGAQAGAAKSYGTETHIDVQRTLTGILGAAGRIRPESPGAVLHGQIEQLSRQGIVNTFGGGVNEVLRDMVAVQGLGLPRSRRS